One part of the Cyclobacteriaceae bacterium genome encodes these proteins:
- a CDS encoding MFS transporter, with the protein MATFKPSLSFWQIINMNVGFFGIQYSFGLQQSAVNPIYDFLGAAPDEIPLLNLAGPVTGLLVQPIIGALSDKTWHPRWGRRHPYFFIGALLCSITLLIYPFSSSLWMAAGLLWILDAGNNTAMEPYRAFIADKLPEDQQRIGFQAQSFFTGLGQTLANFSLFAFPLVIVGKTGAIPNWVFASFFLGAFCSITSVCWSIRTTPEIPPSPEALDEIRSKPLSLFGSFKDIAAAIKEMPLVMWQLALVYLFQWYALFCYWQNSSKSIALSIFKATPSADPEGYEQAVSLTGLVNGWYNIVTFLTAFGLAWLAKKYSPKVVHFLCLTLAAAGFIWFPFITNKMLLFVAITGFGVGWASMMGIPYLMVVSSIPKERYGVYMGIVNMMIVIPMILQNLTFGFVIKHFLSNDSRYAILFAGILLVLAAIAVLFIKVKPVSQNELEFKGGIGH; encoded by the coding sequence ATGGCGACCTTTAAACCCTCACTCTCTTTCTGGCAAATCATTAATATGAATGTCGGTTTTTTTGGCATTCAATATAGCTTTGGCTTACAACAGAGTGCCGTTAATCCTATCTATGATTTTTTAGGTGCGGCCCCGGATGAAATCCCGTTGCTCAACCTGGCTGGTCCGGTTACAGGTTTGTTAGTACAGCCAATCATTGGTGCTTTAAGCGATAAAACCTGGCATCCGCGCTGGGGCAGGCGACATCCTTATTTCTTTATCGGTGCATTGCTGTGCAGCATCACCTTGTTGATTTATCCATTCAGCAGTTCGTTGTGGATGGCGGCCGGCTTGTTATGGATTTTAGATGCTGGTAACAATACCGCCATGGAACCTTATCGCGCATTTATTGCAGATAAGTTGCCGGAGGACCAACAGCGCATTGGATTCCAGGCGCAAAGTTTTTTCACGGGGTTAGGTCAAACCCTTGCCAACTTCTCTCTGTTTGCTTTTCCTTTAGTTATCGTTGGTAAAACCGGTGCGATTCCGAACTGGGTATTCGCTTCTTTTTTCCTGGGAGCTTTTTGTTCTATCACTTCCGTTTGTTGGAGCATTCGCACCACTCCTGAAATTCCACCATCGCCTGAAGCGTTGGATGAAATCCGATCGAAACCGTTAAGTCTTTTTGGTTCATTTAAGGATATTGCTGCGGCAATAAAGGAAATGCCCCTGGTAATGTGGCAATTAGCCCTTGTTTATTTATTTCAGTGGTATGCCTTGTTTTGTTATTGGCAGAATTCATCTAAAAGCATTGCACTTTCCATTTTTAAGGCAACACCATCTGCTGATCCGGAAGGCTATGAACAGGCCGTTAGTTTAACCGGGCTGGTTAATGGATGGTATAATATTGTTACTTTTCTCACGGCTTTCGGTCTTGCCTGGCTCGCAAAAAAATACAGCCCAAAGGTGGTTCATTTCTTATGCCTTACCCTCGCGGCTGCAGGCTTCATTTGGTTTCCATTTATTACAAATAAAATGCTCTTGTTTGTTGCTATTACAGGTTTTGGTGTTGGCTGGGCCAGTATGATGGGCATACCTTACCTGATGGTGGTGAGTTCAATACCGAAAGAACGCTATGGTGTGTATATGGGTATCGTGAATATGATGATTGTTATCCCTATGATTTTGCAAAACCTAACTTTTGGATTTGTAATCAAGCATTTCCTTAGCAATGATTCGCGCTATGCTATTTTATTTGCCGGGATATTACTGGTATTGGCGGCAATTGCTGTATTGTTTATAAAGGTGAAGCCGGTATCGCAAAATGAATTAGAATTTAAAGGAGGGATAGGACATTAG
- a CDS encoding DUF3179 domain-containing protein, whose amino-acid sequence MKAFRILTVASILYLISVEILRVYFIMPFPGSQQRETIGIAYFLNGHMLLLRLIGGVVLLGSLAFLLRQLSWGWKIFLSAGLAAYATVFYMFNFRFLADKMFLKPRQLTFSILIDNKVNQSSLVLGVQLNGEAKAYPIEIIGYHHQVRDSIGGLPVMITYCTVCRTGRVFDPVVDGALEHFRLVGMDHFNAMFEDATTKSWWRQATGVAVAGPLTGKVLTEYQSQQMTLQAWLALYPASKIMQPDSSFTDKYKKLEGFDRGTIASHLEYRDSLSWKDKSWVLGVKISDRARAYDWNDLIQMSTINDTLKGVPILIHLQPDSSSFHVWKRDSLVFYTEAGSAFIKDKQTKSEWNTHGECVSGSLKGRQLEPLQAYQEFWHSWRTFNKNTSRYLIKDLSN is encoded by the coding sequence ATGAAAGCATTTCGAATACTAACAGTTGCATCCATCCTCTATTTAATTTCAGTTGAGATACTAAGGGTATATTTCATCATGCCCTTTCCTGGAAGCCAGCAACGCGAAACGATTGGTATCGCTTACTTTTTGAATGGCCATATGCTGCTGCTTCGCCTGATCGGTGGTGTGGTTTTGTTGGGCAGCCTTGCATTTTTATTGAGACAATTATCCTGGGGTTGGAAAATTTTTCTTTCAGCGGGCTTGGCAGCTTATGCTACTGTTTTTTACATGTTCAACTTCAGGTTTCTGGCCGATAAAATGTTTTTGAAACCAAGGCAACTTACTTTTTCCATCCTTATTGACAATAAGGTTAATCAATCAAGCCTGGTTTTGGGGGTTCAGTTGAACGGAGAAGCTAAGGCATACCCAATAGAAATTATTGGGTATCATCACCAGGTGCGTGATAGCATTGGTGGTTTACCGGTAATGATAACGTATTGTACGGTATGCCGAACTGGTAGGGTTTTTGACCCGGTTGTTGACGGAGCGCTTGAGCATTTTAGGTTGGTAGGCATGGATCATTTCAATGCCATGTTCGAAGATGCTACCACTAAAAGTTGGTGGAGGCAAGCTACCGGTGTTGCTGTAGCCGGCCCATTAACCGGTAAAGTGCTTACCGAATATCAGTCGCAGCAAATGACGTTGCAGGCATGGCTTGCCCTTTACCCTGCTTCCAAAATTATGCAACCCGACAGTTCATTCACCGATAAGTATAAAAAGCTGGAAGGCTTTGACCGAGGCACTATTGCAAGCCACCTTGAATACCGCGATTCACTTTCCTGGAAAGATAAATCGTGGGTATTGGGCGTTAAGATCAGCGATAGGGCTCGCGCGTATGATTGGAATGACCTTATACAAATGTCCACAATCAATGACACATTAAAAGGTGTACCCATTTTAATTCATCTTCAACCTGACTCCTCATCGTTCCATGTATGGAAACGTGACTCATTGGTATTTTATACTGAGGCGGGTTCAGCTTTTATCAAGGATAAACAAACTAAATCAGAATGGAATACGCATGGTGAATGTGTTTCAGGAAGTTTAAAGGGCAGGCAGCTTGAGCCCCTTCAAGCCTACCAGGAATTCTGGCACTCGTGGAGAACATTCAATAAAAATACCTCTCGATATTTAATTAAAGATTTGAGCAATTAA
- a CDS encoding ROK family protein: protein MSVNTNQLWGIDLGGTKVEGIIMNSSASAESVFRDRVPTEAHVGYEHVLHQIKKLVDMMVVKAGYKPDKIGIGTPGTMDTHTGLFKNSNSTVLNFKPLKQDLEKLLGMQVLTANDANCFALAETRLGVVKERFPTAEVVFGVIMGTGCGGGIVVNNKVINGLQGIAGEWGHNFLDESGGKCYCGKTGCVENVIAGPALERFYREQSGNSLKLKEIFSRAQDKADGAAVKTINRLHEMFGKALSVVINILDPDVIVVGGGVGNIPSIYSDGISYLKQNVFNDRLDTPVVKPLLGDSAGVFGAAFLTEN, encoded by the coding sequence ATGTCAGTTAATACAAATCAACTTTGGGGTATTGATTTAGGCGGTACAAAAGTTGAAGGCATTATTATGAACTCTTCGGCAAGTGCCGAATCTGTTTTTCGCGACCGAGTGCCTACCGAAGCCCATGTTGGCTATGAACATGTGCTTCATCAAATTAAGAAATTGGTGGATATGATGGTGGTAAAAGCCGGGTATAAACCTGATAAAATTGGTATCGGTACACCGGGCACTATGGATACGCACACAGGGCTTTTTAAGAACAGTAACTCAACTGTTTTAAATTTCAAACCACTTAAACAGGACCTTGAAAAATTATTGGGAATGCAGGTGCTTACCGCTAACGATGCAAACTGTTTTGCGCTTGCCGAAACCCGGTTGGGTGTAGTAAAAGAAAGATTCCCGACAGCCGAAGTTGTATTTGGTGTTATTATGGGTACGGGTTGTGGAGGTGGTATCGTGGTAAACAACAAAGTAATAAACGGGCTACAAGGTATAGCAGGCGAATGGGGCCATAATTTTTTAGATGAATCAGGAGGAAAATGTTATTGCGGCAAAACCGGATGCGTTGAGAATGTTATTGCTGGTCCTGCCTTGGAACGTTTTTATCGCGAGCAAAGCGGCAATTCCCTTAAGTTAAAAGAAATATTTTCCCGTGCCCAGGATAAAGCGGACGGTGCAGCGGTTAAAACCATCAACCGCTTACATGAAATGTTTGGTAAAGCATTGAGTGTGGTGATCAATATCCTAGATCCGGATGTAATTGTTGTAGGTGGTGGCGTGGGCAACATACCTTCCATTTATTCGGATGGAATTAGCTACCTTAAGCAAAATGTTTTTAACGACCGCCTCGATACACCGGTAGTAAAGCCTTTGCTGGGCGATAGTGCGGGTGTATTCGGTGCAGCTTTCCTAACTGAAAACTAA
- a CDS encoding carbohydrate kinase family protein, with product MKRIAVLGPIPRDHIVTHNGDLIQKWGCITHPVIALSIMAGDQLEIFPVAHVRKVDLDNVKEVFAGYKGINMKCITTKNDQGDIISLKFLDMNNRVERQTGFMDPILPDDVKDILNCDVFVFVPISDYEISIDTLKFIKSKSKGTIIFDAHGPTTACLFNGERQRKFWIDRDQWLPYIDVLKMNLEEAHASWFKKEYETSDYTDTSHLDRAELLKFATHCLNQGVRCVYITADSTGCLVYFKEKGKVVETMVPAVKVKEVIDTTGCGDSFAGGVGYGLLENPLGYITASQYGNILGALRTQGKTFSVFKSLPEVQSIMKATYG from the coding sequence ATGAAGCGAATTGCAGTGCTTGGCCCGATACCCCGCGATCATATTGTAACCCATAACGGTGACCTGATCCAAAAATGGGGTTGTATTACACACCCCGTAATTGCCTTGTCCATAATGGCCGGTGATCAACTGGAAATTTTTCCGGTGGCACACGTGCGCAAGGTTGACCTGGACAATGTGAAAGAAGTTTTTGCAGGCTATAAGGGCATCAACATGAAATGCATAACCACTAAAAACGATCAGGGCGACATTATTAGTTTGAAGTTTCTTGATATGAATAACCGGGTAGAGCGTCAAACCGGTTTTATGGATCCTATTTTGCCTGATGATGTGAAGGACATCCTGAATTGCGATGTGTTTGTGTTTGTACCCATCAGCGACTACGAAATTTCGATCGATACCTTGAAGTTTATTAAAAGTAAAAGTAAGGGTACTATTATTTTCGATGCTCATGGCCCTACCACAGCGTGTTTGTTTAATGGTGAGCGACAGCGCAAGTTCTGGATTGACCGTGACCAGTGGCTTCCGTATATCGATGTTTTAAAAATGAACCTGGAAGAGGCTCATGCTTCATGGTTTAAAAAAGAATACGAAACCAGTGATTATACCGATACTTCGCATCTGGACCGTGCGGAGTTGTTGAAATTTGCAACTCATTGTCTTAACCAAGGCGTGCGATGTGTATACATCACGGCTGATTCAACCGGCTGTTTGGTTTACTTTAAGGAAAAGGGAAAGGTTGTTGAAACGATGGTTCCGGCTGTGAAAGTTAAGGAAGTAATAGATACAACAGGTTGTGGCGATTCTTTTGCCGGTGGGGTTGGGTATGGTTTACTTGAAAACCCTCTCGGTTATATTACTGCTTCGCAATATGGAAATATCCTGGGTGCACTTCGCACGCAAGGCAAAACTTTTTCTGTTTTTAAATCACTACCCGAAGTACAATCGATTATGAAGGCTACGTATGGTTAG
- a CDS encoding MFS transporter, with the protein MTTQTNLQLRLSVMMFFQFFIWGGFFVTMGSYLLEVFKGTEGINTIIGSAYATHNWAGLLAPLFVGLIADRYINAEKVNAFCHLVGGALLWYAASVTDPGTFIWIMFAYFMLFMPTLALVNAIAFANIANPDKQFPAIRVWGTIGWIVAGLVVAQTVLGWLDIPLIKALTGVANAQATNIPLKMCSIMSVIYGLYSFTLPAAPPQAKGQAFSISKALGLDAIKLMGQRNFGIFALCSFLICIPLAFYYARTNDFISAMAFGEKSASFMTIGQVSEVLFMLLVPFFIVRLGVKWMLLVGMLAWTLRYFLFASFPESSALLIVGIALHGICYDFFFVTGQLYVDRKAPKDIRASAQGLFALLTYGAGMLIGNYILGWWGDKINLDGSSQAGWLDGAFTFWIMPSSLALGVAILFFLTFWEKRDEVKA; encoded by the coding sequence ATGACTACTCAAACCAATCTTCAATTAAGGCTTAGTGTAATGATGTTCTTCCAGTTTTTCATCTGGGGAGGTTTTTTTGTTACCATGGGCAGTTACCTGCTGGAAGTATTTAAGGGAACTGAGGGCATCAACACCATTATCGGCAGTGCATACGCTACCCACAACTGGGCGGGGTTGCTGGCACCCTTGTTTGTTGGCTTGATAGCCGACCGCTACATAAATGCCGAAAAGGTTAACGCCTTTTGCCATTTGGTTGGAGGGGCGCTACTGTGGTACGCAGCATCGGTTACCGACCCGGGAACATTCATCTGGATTATGTTCGCCTACTTTATGCTCTTTATGCCAACCCTGGCCCTGGTAAATGCCATTGCTTTCGCAAACATTGCTAACCCCGACAAACAATTTCCGGCTATTCGTGTGTGGGGAACCATCGGTTGGATTGTGGCTGGGTTAGTGGTAGCCCAAACGGTTTTAGGCTGGCTTGATATACCCCTTATTAAAGCACTTACCGGTGTTGCCAATGCGCAGGCTACTAACATACCCTTAAAGATGTGTTCCATCATGTCGGTTATTTATGGTTTATATAGTTTCACCTTGCCTGCGGCACCCCCTCAAGCCAAAGGTCAGGCCTTTAGCATTAGTAAAGCGCTGGGATTGGATGCTATTAAACTGATGGGGCAACGGAACTTTGGAATTTTTGCGCTTTGCAGTTTTCTCATTTGTATCCCGTTGGCGTTCTATTATGCACGCACCAACGATTTTATTTCTGCCATGGCCTTTGGTGAAAAGTCTGCTTCGTTTATGACGATTGGGCAAGTAAGCGAAGTTTTGTTCATGCTCCTTGTGCCTTTCTTTATCGTTCGGTTAGGGGTTAAGTGGATGTTATTGGTGGGCATGCTTGCGTGGACTTTGCGTTACTTTTTGTTTGCAAGTTTTCCCGAATCTTCAGCTTTGCTGATTGTAGGTATTGCCCTTCATGGCATCTGTTACGATTTCTTTTTTGTTACCGGCCAGTTATATGTTGACCGCAAAGCGCCCAAAGATATACGGGCCAGTGCACAAGGACTATTTGCCCTATTGACTTATGGCGCAGGTATGCTGATTGGCAACTACATATTGGGATGGTGGGGTGACAAAATCAACCTGGACGGCTCGTCACAAGCAGGCTGGTTAGACGGTGCCTTTACCTTTTGGATTATGCCTTCATCACTCGCACTGGGGGTAGCTATACTCTTCTTCCTTACTTTCTGGGAAAAGAGGGATGAAGTTAAAGCATAA
- a CDS encoding Gfo/Idh/MocA family oxidoreductase, which translates to MGMVGGGLDGFIGAVHRKAAAMDGQIELVCGVFSSDPQKSKATGDSLYLDSSRIYSSYDEMIKAEKKLPADQRMDFVSIVTPNHMHFAPAKAALENGFHVIIDKPMTLSLAEAKKLKQVADKSGLVFALTHTYTGYPMIKEARQLIKSGKLGKVRKVYVEYIQGWLHAPLEKTGQKQATWRSDPKKSGLGGALGDIGTHAANLAEYVTGATITELCAELNSVVPGRLLDDDDMMFLHFDNGAHGTLLATQIAAGEENNLSIRVYGEKGGLEWRQEEPNTLLLKWPDKAKEIYRSAMGYTCDSSKQNTRTPSGHPEGYLEAFANLYVAFAKAVRDFKPGKRIDPEKYDFPDVDDGVKGMAFIEAAIKSSKGKQKWVKI; encoded by the coding sequence ATGGGCATGGTGGGCGGTGGCCTTGATGGTTTTATCGGGGCTGTGCACCGGAAAGCTGCCGCTATGGATGGCCAAATTGAATTAGTATGTGGAGTGTTTAGCAGCGATCCGCAAAAATCAAAAGCAACCGGAGATTCACTTTACCTGGATTCTTCGCGTATTTATTCGAGCTATGATGAAATGATTAAAGCAGAGAAAAAACTGCCGGCCGATCAGCGCATGGATTTTGTATCCATTGTAACGCCCAATCATATGCACTTTGCTCCTGCCAAAGCAGCACTGGAAAATGGTTTCCACGTGATTATCGATAAGCCAATGACGCTTTCGCTGGCCGAAGCAAAAAAACTAAAGCAAGTTGCTGATAAATCTGGATTGGTGTTCGCATTAACGCATACCTATACTGGTTACCCGATGATCAAGGAAGCACGGCAATTGATCAAGTCTGGCAAATTGGGCAAAGTCCGCAAGGTTTATGTAGAGTATATACAAGGTTGGCTGCATGCACCCCTTGAGAAGACCGGCCAAAAGCAAGCCACCTGGCGGTCTGATCCTAAAAAATCCGGGCTGGGTGGTGCGCTTGGCGATATCGGTACGCATGCGGCTAATCTTGCCGAATATGTAACCGGTGCAACTATTACTGAGCTTTGTGCTGAACTGAATTCCGTTGTGCCCGGCCGGTTGCTTGATGATGACGACATGATGTTCTTACATTTCGATAATGGTGCGCATGGCACATTGTTGGCCACACAAATTGCTGCCGGTGAAGAAAATAATCTGTCCATTCGCGTGTATGGTGAAAAAGGCGGGCTTGAATGGCGACAAGAAGAGCCTAACACACTGTTATTAAAATGGCCCGATAAAGCCAAAGAAATATACCGTTCAGCTATGGGGTATACCTGTGATAGTTCAAAGCAAAATACCAGAACGCCATCAGGCCATCCGGAGGGATACCTGGAAGCATTTGCCAACCTTTACGTAGCCTTTGCCAAGGCCGTTCGCGATTTTAAACCTGGAAAAAGAATAGATCCTGAAAAATACGACTTCCCTGATGTGGATGATGGAGTGAAAGGGATGGCCTTTATTGAGGCTGCCATTAAATCATCAAAGGGAAAACAAAAGTGGGTTAAAATCTAA
- a CDS encoding sugar phosphate isomerase/epimerase, with protein MKNIKGPAIFLAQFMGAEPPFDDMKSICKWAASLGYVGVQIPTWDERCIDLKRVAESKTYADEYREMIEDCGVQITELSTHLQGQLVAVHPAYDVMFDGFAPKNIKGNYKARTAWAVDQLKLAAKASKNLGLKAHATFSGALLWHTVYPWPQRPAGLVEAGFKELAKRWLPILNAFDKAGVDVCYEIHPGEDLHDGITFERFLNETGNHPRANLLFDPSHFVLQQLDYLQYIDFYHPYIKMFHVKDAEFNATGKSGVYGGFQDWINRPGRFRSLGDGQVDFKGIFSKLAQYNYDGWAVLEWECCIKHPEQGAKEGAPFIREHIIRVTDKTFDDFASVGTDVKLNKKILGI; from the coding sequence ATGAAGAACATTAAAGGACCAGCTATTTTTCTTGCCCAGTTTATGGGTGCCGAACCACCGTTTGATGATATGAAGTCTATTTGCAAATGGGCTGCATCGTTGGGGTATGTTGGCGTGCAAATACCTACGTGGGATGAACGTTGCATTGACCTGAAACGCGTGGCCGAAAGCAAAACATATGCTGATGAGTACCGAGAGATGATTGAAGATTGCGGTGTGCAAATTACAGAACTAAGTACGCACCTGCAGGGCCAACTGGTTGCGGTGCATCCGGCATATGATGTGATGTTCGATGGCTTTGCACCCAAAAACATTAAAGGCAACTATAAAGCACGAACAGCATGGGCTGTTGACCAATTGAAGTTAGCAGCAAAAGCAAGTAAAAACCTTGGGTTAAAAGCGCATGCTACATTTTCGGGTGCCCTGCTCTGGCATACGGTGTACCCTTGGCCGCAACGTCCGGCCGGATTAGTAGAAGCTGGATTTAAAGAGTTGGCAAAACGTTGGTTGCCAATACTCAATGCTTTTGATAAAGCCGGTGTAGATGTATGTTACGAAATCCACCCGGGTGAAGACCTACACGATGGTATAACGTTTGAACGATTCCTGAACGAAACGGGCAACCATCCGCGTGCGAATTTGCTTTTCGATCCCAGCCACTTTGTGCTTCAACAACTTGATTACCTTCAGTACATTGATTTCTATCATCCCTACATAAAAATGTTCCATGTAAAGGATGCAGAATTTAATGCTACCGGTAAAAGTGGTGTTTATGGTGGTTTTCAGGATTGGATAAACCGTCCTGGGCGCTTCCGTTCATTGGGCGATGGCCAGGTTGATTTCAAAGGCATTTTTTCTAAACTGGCACAGTACAATTATGATGGTTGGGCTGTGTTGGAGTGGGAGTGCTGTATAAAGCATCCGGAGCAGGGAGCAAAGGAAGGTGCACCCTTTATTCGGGAACATATAATAAGGGTAACGGATAAAACCTTTGATGATTTTGCTTCGGTTGGAACTGATGTTAAATTGAATAAAAAAATATTAGGCATATGA
- a CDS encoding cytochrome c class I, which yields MTKKILVMALFISGLASCGGNKTTDQAQDEPVQLSTNQLAAIGKILVDESDCKTCHHPTNKIIGPAHKEVAEKYEFTDANIKYLAKRIIEGGSGVWGEVPMNGHPDMKQEDAEKMAIYVLSLDGEERK from the coding sequence ATGACAAAGAAAATTTTGGTGATGGCACTATTTATTTCCGGGTTAGCATCTTGTGGCGGAAATAAAACTACAGATCAAGCCCAGGATGAGCCCGTTCAACTCTCCACCAACCAATTGGCCGCCATCGGTAAAATCCTGGTGGATGAGTCCGATTGTAAAACCTGCCATCATCCAACCAATAAAATAATTGGGCCTGCCCACAAAGAAGTTGCCGAGAAGTATGAGTTCACCGATGCGAACATTAAATACCTGGCCAAACGAATTATTGAAGGTGGCAGTGGCGTTTGGGGTGAGGTGCCCATGAATGGTCATCCTGACATGAAGCAGGAAGATGCTGAGAAAATGGCGATTTATGTCCTTTCGCTGGATGGTGAAGAAAGAAAATAA
- a CDS encoding sugar phosphate isomerase/epimerase, with product MKRRTFIQQSAFAATGGILLPSLISCKTPAHEKPIGIQLYTLKDIILKDVKGTLQQVAKIGFKELELYGHNDGKVFNMPYAEFKAMASDLGLKIVSGHYMTGQAFPTMKGTLVNEWERAVDDAAKAGQQYMVIAWLHPEERKTMDGYKRVIDLMNNANETCRKAGITLGYHNHEFEFIPVDGEVPYTVMVAGMDPSIILELDIYWSTFAEVDALELFRKNKGRIHLWHVKDMDKTDRKLQTDVGSGSIDYKSIFAAADQSGMKHFFLEQEYFTKPQIEAISQGFKHLSIIIS from the coding sequence ATGAAACGGAGAACTTTTATTCAACAATCTGCTTTTGCTGCTACAGGTGGAATTTTGCTTCCGTCTTTAATCAGTTGTAAAACACCTGCCCATGAAAAACCCATTGGTATTCAGCTTTATACCTTGAAGGATATAATACTGAAGGATGTTAAAGGAACGTTGCAACAAGTAGCTAAGATTGGATTTAAGGAGTTGGAGTTGTATGGGCATAATGATGGAAAGGTTTTTAATATGCCCTACGCAGAATTTAAGGCTATGGCTTCGGACCTGGGCTTGAAAATTGTAAGCGGACATTACATGACCGGGCAGGCTTTCCCCACTATGAAGGGTACCCTGGTTAATGAATGGGAACGAGCGGTTGATGATGCAGCAAAAGCCGGGCAACAGTATATGGTTATAGCCTGGCTTCATCCGGAGGAGCGTAAAACAATGGACGGTTACAAGCGCGTTATTGATTTAATGAATAACGCAAATGAAACATGTCGGAAAGCGGGCATAACATTGGGTTATCATAACCACGAGTTTGAGTTTATTCCGGTTGATGGGGAGGTACCTTATACCGTGATGGTTGCGGGAATGGATCCTTCTATAATTCTCGAACTGGATATTTACTGGAGTACTTTTGCAGAGGTTGATGCGCTGGAGTTATTCCGTAAGAACAAAGGCAGGATACACCTTTGGCATGTAAAAGATATGGACAAAACCGATCGAAAATTGCAAACCGATGTAGGCTCAGGCTCAATTGACTATAAATCGATATTTGCCGCAGCCGACCAATCCGGTATGAAGCATTTCTTTCTGGAACAGGAATATTTTACCAAGCCGCAAATAGAGGCTATAAGCCAGGGCTTCAAGCATTTAAGTATAATTATCAGTTAG